The Coccinella septempunctata chromosome 6, icCocSept1.1, whole genome shotgun sequence genome segment GGTACATTTTCTTTATTTGAAAAGAATTTATTGATTTCAGTTAGGAACAACTGAAAGATCGAATTATTCGAAGTATTAAATTTAGCGCGAGTGACATCTATCAATCCCTTGGTGTATTAATGGAGGTTACCTAGCAACGCTATCGAGATCGTAAGAGACCACGCCTCCTAATCGATAACCCAGCGCCATCTGTACTCAAGTTACTACTGATGAATCGATAGTCAGTACTGTGatgaggaaaataaaaaaaactcaattacGGTAATCATATATTTTAGGAtaacaatttcaataaaaatatgaaaatttcaatatctagACTAtataaaaattcatgaaataacTAAATCACTATATACATTGAGTTTTATTGCAGGATCTGACTAGTTTGTGGAATTAATCGAACCTTACTTCACCTTCCTCTCTGACACAGTTGCTTGGAAAAAATCCAATCTGTAAAATAAACATATTACCCAACCATAGAATGCGAAAATTTAGGTCATAAAGGGCACTCTAACGAACTGTCAAAATCGTTGTTTGTCGTTGTTGGGGCAGGCAAAGTGTCCAAAAGTTTGCCTGCCCCAAGGTAACCAACGATTTTGACAATTGACATTGACTCTCCAATACACACATGTCAATCCAAAATGAATGAACTAACATTATTCAGATCTGTCTTCCCTTTCCACCATCCTTCCCTGTAGCCTTCTTTTCCAATAATAATAACTCGTAGGCCTTCCCTAAGAGGCATCTGTACGTAATCTTGAGGTTGAAAATTTCTGATGGCGACGGCGTATATCTGCTTGTAAGGCCATAGTAGCCTGGTATTTTCACTTAACCTAAAAACATCTGTCAAAAAACTGTCGCAACCTAACCTATAAATATTCACCTTTCGAAATTTTCCTTCAAGCTGAATATTTGGTAATTGACAATGAGTTCTTCGATGctattgaaaaatttagacCACGAAaggtagtattttttttctccGCTATCAGTTCCACTACAGATTTTCATGTGTTTGACGGAATCATCAGTCCTGAAATAGATTCTATATAACGAATCCGCAAAGGGGAGGAAAAATCATCACTCACTTAAGAGAGAGGGCATATTTATCAGCTATTGCACTCTTAGGCCTTATTCTAACGAGGTACGTTCCGTTTTCCCTTCTTTCCAAGACCCTCTGGGCAGTTTCCCGGTCCATTTCGCCGACAAACCATAATTTACTCCGCAAGTATGCATCTTCATCATTCATAATACTGTTTTGAGGAGAAGAAGAGGAAGAAGACATCGAACATAACGATCCCGAACCTCCACATTTGCCTAGGACACAGAAAATCATTAATCCCTTCACCAAACTGATGGTCCATTCACAACGAACTTCTATTCGATCATGAAATAATATTTGACAGTTGACATTTCGTCAGTCAAACAGGCTACGCCCACCGGCTGCGTTGCCAAAGTTACACGCAGGCCACGCCCCCAGAACTTTGTTAAAGCTGAGCGCGCAACATTGTTGTGTACGTTTGGATCCGGTATTAGAGATTGTTGTGAACGAGCACTAATTTTTACAAATCTCAGAAAGATCTGTTCTCACCTGCGGCTGACAGGCAGCCCTTATGAACGGCTATCCTACATGTCGAGCATCTGTAACCCTGGAATATGAGACCTTTGAGATATTTCGAACAATGGTTGCACTGTTCGGGTTTCTGAAAGGTCTGCAATTCGAAACAGTGGTTTGTTCGCTTGAAAGCCGACGGACGTATATTATCTCTGCAAAATACAGTAGAATAGTTTCATGTAAGTTAATCGATTCTCACATTTCTCACACTTACAATGCATCATTTATGGCCTTGATCATTTGATCTTTAAGTTCGATGGATCGGACGAAAAACGTGTAGGCCGTATTGGTGTCGTTTTTAACCAAATGAAAATTGTAAGACCACCTCGCTTCCCTGTTAAGAAGGGCCCTGTTGTGCGCCTCGTCCACATGAAAATCCGCTATGTTTATCAAATCTCGAAATGCAAATTGCTGACCCTACAAATACTTCGTGAGAGAGTGTATTGAATGGACATTCAACTCGCGCACCTTCTGCTGCTTGCAGATCAAGATGCATTTGTCGAAAATGAAAACATATCTGTTCTTTGTTTTTTGGTCATCGTGAGCCTTGAACTTGATTTCGCCGTCCTTGATCAGCCTGCCGTAATCCGACAAATTGATGTCGTTTCCGGCAGACCATTCGATGATGTTCTCCTGAAGATTGGCGATGACATCCAGATGATCCTTGTCCCTTGCAGCTTCATTAATGTAACCCGCGACGTCTATCATTGCTTCTCTCGCTCTCCTGAGATCATTGTACTCTTCGTGGTTCTACAAAATGTAACATTTGACAATGACAGCTGACAAATGACACATCTCACGAGGTGGAAACGGTTGCTCAACTCACCACATCAGTGTTTTCAATAAGTTTTTCTAGCAGAAGGTGATATTTTAAGATTCGTTGCATAGGAACTGAAAGGACATCTCTTAATTTGAATTTTCCATTATTGGCTGCTTTTTCATAGGActagaacaaaaatttattgataaagAGCTTCAATACTTGGGAATGAGTGTGGTCACCTCAACTAAACTATTCATCTCTGGGTCATTATCACAAATTTCCTGCAACGTGTTTATGGCCTTGGTTAGGTTAGCGCAGTAACTGCCGTATACAAGAAACCTTTCTCTCCATTGCATAAATATAGCGCTCAATCTCACGGTAGAGTCATAACGAATTCTTGACAGCTCTTTATTGAAATCCATGTGAACTTTCAATAAATcctgaaatattaatttcacaaatcgaaaaaatgaagaagataCGACCGGAAAATGAAGGAACTTACAGGTATCTTATGAAATACAGTCTCATGATCCTGGGGCCTCATACTACCAGCGAGATTGATGACAAAGTTACTATTCAACTTATTCAGAACATCTAAGTAATTATTTTCCGTATCCATTAGTTCTTTAATCACAAAATCTCTCTTTTCCATAGTAGGAGGCTGAAAATTAGTTGACAACACTGAAAGTTTCTCAGATCCTAAGTTGCGCTAACTGAAGAAATCATTTAATCTACAGAACAAAATCCATGCCAAAATGACTTCGTAGAATTCTTTTAATTTAGTCTCGATTGAACGTAAAGACATAGATTACGGGTGTTACGATTTGCATGCTTTTTGATTAGTTACATTCGACCATATCACTACATGAAGAATCGAGTTCTATATTCACATTAACTTCGCCTAATATATAGGATGTCTCAAATAACGTGGCCTGTTAGACGTTCTAAGAGAACGTGACCGTCAAAATTGGTATTCTGCAATAAGTCCACAGTGTCCATCCTTCCccaaatatttttgggtttgtaACACTTCCGGTTAGACCGGAAATGAGTTTCGAATACGTAGTTATCCGGATGAGAGTCGCATCAAGATTTACAATGATTTACTTTGCTGAAACGCCTAACAGGCCAAATTACTTGGCGCACCCTGTATAagtgaaatttcaaatgaataaacttGTGAATATAAATCCCTTGCAGACATCATtcacaacaaaacaaaaaaaattctgttcgGGAATGTACTGTCAGGCAGAGTTTTTTTTCGTAAGGGGGGGCTTCTTTCTCACTGGGTTCTTCTAAATCCACCTACCTCATGACGATTATAAACACCAACCAAGCACAAATCTTGATAGATTTCCTCATTTGCCGGTTCATGATGCTGCTCTATGGCTCTACCATATATCATTGGTTGTCTTAACATAAAAAAGCCAtgcaaaattaaaaatgaaattccaacaatgtTTCTATAACAATAACGTAGGACAATATTGAAAAACAACTAAAACAACATAAAACCAGTACTAAAAAGATCGGCAATTAGAAACTTCCAAGACTAAATCGAGCCCACAATAACTGTGTATGTGGAAAAAATGTCGGAAATGAGTTTAAATGAGGAAAAACAACAGCATATTTCTATGTTTGAACAAACTATTGGCTGAGACTCCTCAGAGATGTAATTTACTCTTAATACACTGGAATTGTCAAAATctgtaaccattggtaaccaacGATTTTGACAATTCGTTAGCTATTTGACAATTCGTTAAATATTTGACAGTTCGTTAGTTATTTGACAGTTCTAAtcaaaggttaggttaggttatatgTGAACATGCTCTCATATTCTTATTTTAACCCTAGTAAATAACTTCTGTTTCATAATTGCCGATCCATTTTGACAAAGTAAATGCAACACACACTGCAAAGGCTGCATCTCACCTCAGTGAGAGCTGAAGAAAAGGTTACGTAACAAAGATTATCATAAGCTTCTTCTTCCCTATCGTCAGGTTGCGGAGATTTTATCGTGAAATTCAACCAACTTAAGTTACTATACAGAGGATTAGATGTTGCTTCGCTGTTGGAGAAAAtcacaaaacaataaaaatttgataGATTAAAGCTTTAGGTgcattatttacaaaaatatcaTTATACAAAGCATTTTTCAAAGAAGTACTCACAACTCAATACAGGATTCTAAGAATAAGCATCTAAAATAATTTTACACGAATTTTTTGTGAAAAGCAAAGCTCTAGGAcgaatataaatttgaaaatgactGATCGAGTATATAACGTCTTAGAAAGGATTATTTGATGGAATATCTTAATCAAGTTTGCTTATTTAGAGTCGAAAAGTTGTTAATAATTCAATCATTGCTAGCTGCTGGATTTATGACcggcattattttttttttttcatatcaatACGAAATATATGTTCAATTGAACTGAATAAGGAGTAATACTGCTGTACTTACACAGTCTTCAAGCTCTGATAGATCACTTCTTCTTCCTTAGACTTAAGTTTTTGGGCAGTGAAACCACTAAAATCAAATGTTTAACATTTCTGGCAAACCTAAGATGATTAGACTTACGGAATCCCACTATGCAGTGATTTAGGACTCTGGGACAACTTTGAAAGTGTGCATAATACTTTGTGGAAATTGGTGAGATCAAAAAGCATTAAAGAGTCAAAGAGATCTGATTCTTTCAAGCCAAATGAATTAACACAGGCCTTCAAGAAAACGTTGATATTCCTGAGGCACAAGaactaaaaaataatataatatcattCTTCAAATCACTTATCTGCAAAAATTCTAGTAGATAACATTTCATTTCTTGATAGGAAATGTTGAGAAAAGACTACATATCAATATTACTGTTGTTGTGCACTGAGCAAAATCATGCTCTGTATCTTCCCACTAAGGAGTTCCGCTTGGTTGATTTTCATTAATTGCTTGTtctcaataattatttcatgCTATTTTACACATTATTATCAAAGTAAGGAGCACTTGGGTAAGCTCTGAAGAATATATTCTGATTCATTATCTACCAAAATGAACAACTCCAAACTAACAGTACTATAAGATTGTTTCAGTATTGAATGGGCTCTAGAGACTTCAAGGGCTGAGAATCAATAAATAATTTAAGAGCAAGTTAGCTATGCATCAATTTTTATATAGTCATAGGTGCTAGTGAGATCGAGAGGTCGAATTCCAGCTCATAACTCAGTTCtccttaatttttcattttatttcagtgACAAATCTCAAGTTGCAAATTTTCAGTTATGatatgtattttctcataatcgTGAAACTAGCTAAAATAGCCAAAATGTCAACGATAAATACCAACCTGTGCTAAAGTGGGTTTGAGGTTTATATCTTTCATATCGACGGAGGTGGGATCAATTTTATGAAGCAGCTTGCAGAGCAGAACCCCATCTCTGAGAATATTAGCTAAGTCAGCAATACACGCCTCAGGCCAGTTAGCGCGATGGTCTGCCCTAAGCATTTCCCATCGAGTGAGCCAAGCTGCACATTCACGCCAGAGCTCATCATTGGCATCATCAGGAAAAGCAGATGCCATTTTAATAATCAAGTGATTCTCTTATATTCTGGAAGAAAATACAATATGAGATTATCAATGATTACATACTCATATTTTGCTGAAAATTATGAGGACCATCAACTCGGTTATTATCAATCAACTGGTGTCTTTCATAGCCGGTgagtaaaatatcaaaaatactGTCACAGTTAGATAAGTGTAGAAAAAACTGATTAAACCATCAATCTATCCTTTGAGTCAACACAGTTAATTATGTTTATCTTCATCTAATCATCAATACACCAAACTTAATCGTTATATCTAATAATTCCCGCGATTCTAATTTTGgaaattcaatcaattttctTGTGTTTCAGCTACTTACATATTTAAAATGAAATGCACTGGAAATGTAAAATTGCTAAAAGAATTGTGCAACCAATATGCAGTAAATCTTGATCATAACACACAAATCAAACGGTACACTAGTAAAATTTATAAAACGATTAAAAGATAGGTAAATCAACGAATAATTTTCAAGTTACAAACGATCCATCTCATCCTCTGAACAAATGTATGCCCTTCAATAGAGAAATCAGCACATTCGTGCCGCTTTGAAAAGAAATCTACTATTATTTTGGGACGGAGCCTTTCAGTACGCAACGCTTGTAATGCTTTTGACTCCGGTTTagttttttattcttttatttCTTTAATTCCATTTTTTATTCATCCCTGTCACATTATTTTCCCCACCTGAACACCCGTTACAAATGTCAAAATTCAATAACAATTTTTGTATTCTGTAGTTGACTTGGATGAAGTTGTTATGGACATCTCATTTTCTTTAGTTTAACCGCCTTCATTCAACCGTCAGGAAATAAAATCCACAACAATTTTTCCTTACagatttgatgattttttgttcGAAATTGATTAATTTCCATGTAAATTTCTCATTTGTTGGGAATATTTGTAATTATTCTATGATCTAACCAAATTTACTGAAGCGGAGCTACGTTGGGCGTTAATcgttaaaataatttttatcgTTTAACATATGTGAGTCTCCTTTCTTATTAGAAAATTAGAATCAGCAATATTCTTTCTGTGTGAACTGTGTATTAACTGTATTCTGTGTATTTAATTCTGTGTACTAGAACTTGGACAAATCCAAATTTTGATACGATAAAAATAGAAATTGTTATGAGAATATTGATCGAACCAGTGCATTTTGATTATTAAACTTGGGCAAGTAGACTTAAGAAAGTTGAAATATTGTCGAAACACCCAATTGAACCATATACACCCAATGTGACTGGAGATAAgcatgaaaaaaactaaaattgacTTGTCATTTCGAAACCGATCTATTACAAATGGCAGATGCAATGGCCGCTTGCAGTGGCGGAGTAGACTGGACGACGATTTTGAAACCTTTTCtaaattcaaattattcatcCTCCACTAAAACAGAACTCATTGAATTGTGCGTTGCGATAACTAAAGGGTACGTATCATTTTTATGACGAATTAGGTTGACAGTTTTGGCGAAATAATGCGCAATATTTCTGTCAAGAAAAAAGAAccgaatatttttgtttttatttcagtGAATCGGAAATCTTAAGACCAAAGGAAACTAGTAAGAATTTCCTCAACTCATTTGCTGTACTAGCAGCAGACTTCATTTCTAAGAGGAGTAAAAACTGTAAGTTTCACTCTGAAATTATCATATCATCTTGACAATAACAGCCTTCCACAGTAGGAAAAAAACTATAAGCAGTTGTGTTAGTAACAATAACATCTGCCCAACTTTCTACATCATCTGTTATCTTCTGGAAAATTCCATTCAGTGGAGTTAATATCTAACCTATTTTTCAGTAACTGCAAGTCAACTTGAAACTGTAAATGCAGCCTGCAGTGTTCTGCTCAAATACATTTTAAGTGTCCTTCAAACTGTGTGTATAGATGCTAATCCAAATAATAATTCagtagaaaaatatttgaatgccATTCGAATATTGTGTGTAGGTACGGGACTTTTATCCACTTCTGAAGTTTCTGTACTGACAAACACAATGAAAGGAGAAAATCTGCCTCAACATAATCCTCCTCAACCTGGTGAGTAtaatagaaaaaatgaatagtAATTAAACCATGTATAAGTAGTTCAGATGAAcccatttaaaaaatatattttattgaagGAGGTGAGAAGGAaattagtaataaatctgaaactgCTAAGACTAGATCGGATCTTTCCAATAGTATACTAGAGCAATTGACACTTCCACTTCGTGATGGACATACTGTAACCTTAGACCAGGCTTCTACCAGCCTTCCAAACCCTACAGATGAATCAACTAGTAATGACCCCAGTTCGGAAATAAATGTAAGGAGAATTGCTCTAATCATTGGTTTTCCTGAATAACTTTTCTTTCCAGAAATTGTTTTTAAAATCCAACACTGAAAGTTTGCAAACACTGAGAGCAGGCGATACTTTAGTTGATTTATGCCTGAATTTACCATCCATTAAGAGAGCAAGAACGAAAGTTGAAGAAGCTTTGGCTGGCAAGCCTTTCAGTTTGCCTGCAAATCATAGTGAGGCAACATTATTAAGAAATGGGTAAGTTACAGTTGGTTAATGTTATTCAGTTCTTATTGATTTGTTTCTAGGTTGTCATCAATGGTATCGGAAATAAATTTGGCCATGTCTGCTATCAATTTGCCGGTTTTAGAACCATTGACGCCCACCAAATTGGATAAATTGAGTCACTTGAGCATGGCCGCTCTATATTGTGCTATAAGCCAAGCTACAGCTTGCGCTTTCTTGAGTTCTGGCACAGTAGTTTCACCGAAAGCTACCTCCCAAGCTCAGGCTTGTATTAAAGAGGAAGATCCAGACTCTAACGCTGTGTCGCTTGTCGAACAAGCTCTCAATATGTACTCATATATAGGCAACACCATAAAAAATTCGACTAGGGCAGGGGGCCACATTTATCAAAACCACCTCTTATCCGGCGCCTGGGTACTAACTTCCGGTCTTCAGGCCCATTTGAACGCCAGCACTGGATCTGGAACAGAAAAagtatgaaattttgtcgatagACCGAGAAAAAACTTCCGGCTAACCTAACTTTTTTCCAGGTCACACATGTAAGGGATCGGGAGGAGAAGAGCAGAAGTCCCTGCAAGTCTAGGGAGACAAACTCGGCGCGATCAGGTCTAATGAAGTTCCAACAATCATTTGGGGTTCTATCAGTGGCTCTGGCCACCAGAACTTTAACATTACTGTCGGATCTTTTTGAGGACTTGCACTTGGAGGCCTGCAGTTTGTCTCCGAACACCGTTCAGACGCAGGTACTGTAAATCCTAATGTTATGTTTTTCTGACAGGTTCATAGAacaatttcgattttttctatGGTCAAATGTCATTATGACAGTTGATGCTGATGACAGTTTGagaaatgtcattttgcaagaTGAATTCAATCGTTTTCAGGTCGACCCTGCTCCATTGGCTGCGATGGGGCAATTCAGCGCCCTCCAGCGCGTGGCAAGGATCCTAAACGCCGCCCCATTGAATCAGCTCCTCTTCTATCTGGCCATAGTCAGTTATCGCAAGGCCTGCACCCTGAAACGCATGCACCCGCCAGAGGGCGACACCTTCAGCCAATCGGACTCGACCACCTACTACGAGGACATGATACTCTGTTCGGACGAGAGCACGACAGACGACGACGATGACAGCGAGCCGATACTGGGGCACTGGTTCGAGGAGACGCTCGCTCCCAGCGAGAACACCGAGTCCAAGACGCCGTCGACGTCTGACAACGCGGAGACAAAGTCCGCACAAACGGATCGTCATCATTCCATTGTACCGGAAAAGGGAGAGGCCAACAGCTACATCTCGTTGGCGACGAACATATTCACCTTCCTCAACAAGCACTTTCTGTGTTCCAAGAGCCCATTCGTTATGCGTTATGTGAAACAGGTAAGATACTCCTTCTTTTGTAGCTATTGATGATGGTGGAGGCTTCCAGTgttgtgttttgttttttgtttgtcATTTGCTCGACCAAAAACACAGATTTTCGACTCAATTGACAGAGAATCATAGACACAGAATGACGTTTCATCTGTAAACATTTTTTGACAATCCTAACGACATACTCCATTGACAGAGGAGCATAGATACAGAATGACGTTTCATCTGTCGAAACTTTTTGACAGCCAGTTTCTGGGGAGCTTATCACGAATGTAGTTTACgagttttttcgaatttattGGAATTTCCCTCGACATTTCTTATGTtagatttcttcatttcagaagATGCTTGAATAGGTAGATTTGTTTTATTTAAATTACTATTCAGTGCTCCATCTGGTGTTGATTCTTGTAACCAGAGCGGCCTCACTTCattacaaaatatggtccttcaTATAGGGAAATAACATTAGGTAGAAGTTTCGAAGTAGAATTAATATAAAATTTGAATCATATGTAGGTGGGTTATCCATTCTAGGAAAGTATAAAAGCTGAGGATCAAATCAATCATTATTTCCATCTTTTAAAGGTTAATTTCAATCAGTGAAAAACGGTCAAAATCGTTTTTTTCCCCCTCCCCGAGACGGCTAGGACGAAGATCGACCGCGGAAGTTCCACCTTTCAAGGCTGCAAAGTCTTAACCgtggaataaaattttcagggtctGACCGAACAGCAGATGATCATTCTGGCCGCTATCATAAGAGACCTGGACCGGGAAACTTCCAGAACCGAGGTCGGTACCATCTGCGTCTACTTCGGCACGCAGCTGGGACAGCTCTATTGCGAATTTTCAGGCGCGCTGACCAGGTTCACCCACAACCTGATCACGCATTCGAACTTCACGTCTCTGCAGACCTGTCTGTTGAACCATCTGGGCGTGTCG includes the following:
- the LOC123316099 gene encoding protein vav, with the translated sequence MASAFPDDANDELWRECAAWLTRWEMLRADHRANWPEACIADLANILRDGVLLCKLLHKIDPTSVDMKDINLKPTLAQFLCLRNINVFLKACVNSFGLKESDLFDSLMLFDLTNFHKVLCTLSKLSQSPKSLHSGIPGFTAQKLKSKEEEVIYQSLKTVEATSNPLYSNLSWLNFTIKSPQPDDREEEAYDNLCYVTFSSALTEPPTMEKRDFVIKELMDTENNYLDVLNKLNSNFVINLAGSMRPQDHETVFHKIPDLLKVHMDFNKELSRIRYDSTVRLSAIFMQWRERFLVYGSYCANLTKAINTLQEICDNDPEMNSLVESYEKAANNGKFKLRDVLSVPMQRILKYHLLLEKLIENTDVNHEEYNDLRRAREAMIDVAGYINEAARDKDHLDVIANLQENIIEWSAGNDINLSDYGRLIKDGEIKFKAHDDQKTKNRYVFIFDKCILICKQQKGQQFAFRDLINIADFHVDEAHNRALLNREARWSYNFHLVKNDTNTAYTFFVRSIELKDQMIKAINDALDNIRPSAFKRTNHCFELQTFQKPEQCNHCSKYLKGLIFQGYRCSTCRIAVHKGCLSAAGKCGGSGSLCSMSSSSSSPQNSIMNDEDAYLRSKLWFVGEMDRETAQRVLERRENGTYLVRIRPKSAIADKYALSLKTDDSVKHMKICSGTDSGEKKYYLSWSKFFNSIEELIVNYQIFSLKENFERLSENTRLLWPYKQIYAVAIRNFQPQDYVQMPLREGLRVIIIGKEGYREGWWKGKTDLNNIGFFPSNCVREEGEVRFD